Within Mucilaginibacter inviolabilis, the genomic segment AGCACCTGAGGCAAACACCAGATAATCATATTTCAGTTCTTCGTTGGTTAAGTGTACGGTTTGTGATGCAGAATCTATTTTGACTACTTCGGCCATGCGGTAACTGATCCGTTTATTGCGAAACATTTTACGAAATGGGTAACTGATATCTGATGGATCCAAAAAGCTGGTAGCCACCTGATAAAGCAGTGGAGGGAAGTAGTTATAATTGTTTTTATCAAGCAAAATAACCTGGTAGTTTTTGTTTTTGGCTACTTGTTCGGCCAGGTTTATTCCGGCAAATCCACCTCCAACAATAACAATTTTTTTGACAGCGTTTTGGACATTGCCCATAGCTGCCGGTATAGTTTTAGGAGTGCTCATTTTATCAATTATTTTGATAGTGTATTTTATACACAAATATACCTCTATTTTGTCTTTTGTATTCGTTTTTGAGAGGTTATTCAGGGCTGATATGAAAGTGTTTACAATAGGATGATTAAGTGTGTATTTTTTACACTAAGTAAAAAATAAAAGACAGAAAAGTAATCAAGAAGGGTGTTGTAGACTATGGTCGGTGTTATCACCGTACCATACATTAAGGGGCTGATAAAGTGTTGCATAGAAAACGCAAATAGTGGTGCGGTGATAACACCGACCACAGGCTGAAACTGGAGTGGTAGCCTATGAAAATATGGCCATCCAAACTGGTTGTGATGGTGATTTCTATAATAAAAGCGAAAGATTTTGAATTAAGAAAAGCATTTTTAGTTCCCTCCCCACGGGAGGGGCGCGTAGGGCAGGTGTAATGGCAGGGAGGGGTTTCTACACCCGATAATTATCCTGGTCCGGAACCCCTTCCTTCTCTTCCCGAGGGAAGGAATCGCACAACGGCTCTGGCTCTTTTGATGGAGCTCAGATATATCAAAAAGAATGTCATTTCGAACGAGGAATGAGGAGAAATCTTATACAACTTGTTTTTTAAATAAGCACGTCTCGTAAAAGATTTCTTCTCACGCCATTCACAGCAAGCTCGCGTTCGTCGAAATGACATTTTTTTTACTAAATGTAATTACACTACTTCAATAACAATCGTTGTTTCATTCTGATCAATACTCAGCGGAATAGCCTCTAACCCCGGTACAAAGTTAAATACCCTGCCTTTATTGGTGATTGGCATCGCAGTAAGCTTGCCTGTTGATGTTATTTGCAAATCCGCCTTGTTTTTGCTTATGTGGATCCGTTTTTCATCGAGGGTGAATTTTTCTGTTGACTTGGAAACTACCGGCAAGATGATCTTGACCTGACCATCATAACTGGATTTTTCAACACTCAATTTGATGATCACCCGCTCGCCGGCAAACTGGTAAGTTACCTGGCAGTTTACCTCGCCTGCAGGTGGATTTTGCTGGTTTTTATCCACCAGTTTTGCGCGTGTTGTGATAACTTCCTGTGCGCTGATGTCTCCAAGCGCTATCTGGGCTCCCAGATGGTTGATGTTCGTAAATACCGAATCACCCACCCGTAGTTCTATACGTGGTGTTAACGGCATAGACAGCGGGTCGGTATCGGGTTGCATATTATCGGCCTCAAACAATTGATATTGGTTCATGCTGCCTGCAAATATAGGGCCTGTTTTTTCGTGCCAGAGCATGGTGAGGGCGCCGCCTGTGGCATGGCCGTTTTTGGTTTCCTTATATTCCCTGTCGTACCCGGTAATGGTGGCCCTGAACTTTCCTTTGGCTACCAGCCAGGTCTGTATATCGCTAAAAGAGCGGGTCCCGTATGTTTCTTCACGTGGCAGTTTAACGCTGTCAACACTCACTTTCACCGGTTTATGCTCATGTTCCAGTATGGTTGTCAAAGCCTTAATGTGGCAAAAGGTATGGTGCACGCAAACCGGTACCTGGTGTGATACATAATGCGGTCCGCCGTGTAGTAAATTATCCTTGGTACACTCCTGCAGCAGTTGGGTATTTCGCAACGCTACTTTGTAAAACCGTGGGTCACGATCGGCCATCAGCGTGTATGCTGCCTGACAGCCATCACTGGTGCGGCTGCCCCAGTAGGTCCATTTATAATTACGTGTGCCCCAGCTGTTATCCCAGCCACCATCGGGCAGCATAAACTCCATGTGGGTACGCAGGCTGCGGGTTACCGCGTCCAATACTTCCTCGTCTTTAGTCAATAAGCCATAAAGCACCAGTGAGGGCAGCGATTCTTCGACATTATAACCCAGATCGACAGAGAAACATCCCTTCGGACTTGCCTTGCTGTTAGGGCCTCCTTCGCCATATATAAAACCATCTTTAGGTGTAATGTATTTTAAAGCCGTATGCGCAAACTCACGGCCTTTGTCCTTATACTTTGGTATATCTAATAGCGTGCCTATCAGCGATAGCGCGTAGGAGGCGGTAATAGGATAGTTAACATTGCCATATTCCATCGAAAAATTGGTGTAAACATAGTTGGCAGCCTTTTGCAGGCGGTCGGTCAATTCAGCCTTAAATCCGTTGTCCATGATAGAGCTATGGTTTTTTAGCGTTTCAGCCAGTGCTATCGACGAAAATACGGTTGTGCCCTTCCAGGAGCCTTTCACGGGCTCGTTAAGCCAGGAACCATCGGGCTGGCTCACACGGGTTTTCATCCAGCGGTAAAGCAGGGCGGCGGCATCTGTGTATTTGGAATCGCCGGTTTTTTGAGCCAGGTGATAAAACGGATAAATAGCATCGCTGCCGCGGCCATGAACTGTTTTGTTTGCCGGGCAATACAGGCCACCATAATTATCGGTATTTGATTTGTCCAGAACCTGCAGTGCCAGCAAACCTTTGGCCCATTGCCCCAACAACTGATCGCTCAATGCGTACAGATCATCAGTAATGGGAGGAATGGTTAAGACGAAAGCATTGGCCAATGGCGCTGCGCCGATCAAGCCCGCTGTTCCAATGGCGGTGGTTTTAATAAAGCTTCTCCGGGATAATGTCATGGTTAGAATAGGTATGGATCACAAATGTAGCTGATAGAAGATTAGGGATTAAAAAAATCAACTACAACGATGTAA encodes:
- a CDS encoding twin-arginine translocation signal domain-containing protein — protein: MTLSRRSFIKTTAIGTAGLIGAAPLANAFVLTIPPITDDLYALSDQLLGQWAKGLLALQVLDKSNTDNYGGLYCPANKTVHGRGSDAIYPFYHLAQKTGDSKYTDAAALLYRWMKTRVSQPDGSWLNEPVKGSWKGTTVFSSIALAETLKNHSSIMDNGFKAELTDRLQKAANYVYTNFSMEYGNVNYPITASYALSLIGTLLDIPKYKDKGREFAHTALKYITPKDGFIYGEGGPNSKASPKGCFSVDLGYNVEESLPSLVLYGLLTKDEEVLDAVTRSLRTHMEFMLPDGGWDNSWGTRNYKWTYWGSRTSDGCQAAYTLMADRDPRFYKVALRNTQLLQECTKDNLLHGGPHYVSHQVPVCVHHTFCHIKALTTILEHEHKPVKVSVDSVKLPREETYGTRSFSDIQTWLVAKGKFRATITGYDREYKETKNGHATGGALTMLWHEKTGPIFAGSMNQYQLFEADNMQPDTDPLSMPLTPRIELRVGDSVFTNINHLGAQIALGDISAQEVITTRAKLVDKNQQNPPAGEVNCQVTYQFAGERVIIKLSVEKSSYDGQVKIILPVVSKSTEKFTLDEKRIHISKNKADLQITSTGKLTAMPITNKGRVFNFVPGLEAIPLSIDQNETTIVIEVV